The Zonotrichia albicollis isolate bZonAlb1 chromosome 6, bZonAlb1.hap1, whole genome shotgun sequence genome window below encodes:
- the LOC102068016 gene encoding alpha-1-antitrypsin, protein MMKAMLPLCLLLAMLHLSAHSLTQTDHHTDQPEATDPQELYSLDADPLESCHRIIPSNTDFAFRFYRQATTQEPDKNIFFSPVSISAALALVALGSRGSSQAQLLEGLAFNLTSIQKEEIHHGFGQLLRLLSRPGSQVQLSMGSTLFMDKRLKPMKTFLRDIKKLYRGKAVSSSFQNSTQAKKEINDYVKNKTRGNINQILEDLDPNTLMVIVNYIYFKAYWENPFNIKGTHKDFFHVNVKTSVEVEMMTRDGFYKAYSDRKLSCKVVQIPYKGDVTAFFILPNKGKLKQLEHALTKNTVSKWERSLQRWRMELHIPKLSISGTYDLKRILMNLGVTEVFSNRADLSGITGNPDVKVSKATHKALLKIHENGTEAAAVSSIDFLPHSAPPIVKFNHPFLLLIVDHYTQSILFMGKIVNPTEK, encoded by the exons ATGATGAAGGCCATGCTCCCCCTGTGCTTGCTGCTGGCTATGCTTCACCTCAGTGCCCACAGTCTGACCCAGACTGATCACCACACTGACCAGCCTGAGGCAACTGACCCCCAGGAGCTGTATTCTCTTGATGCAGATCCTCTTGAGTCCTGCCACAGGATAATCCCAAGCAATACAGACTTTGCCTTTCGGTTTTACAGGCAAGCAACCACTCAAGAGCCTGACaagaacattttcttttccccagtcAGCATCTCTGCTGCCCTTGCCCTTGTGGCCCTGGGCTCCCgaggcagcagccaggctcAGCTGCTGGAGGGACTGGCCTTTAACCTCACCAGCATCCAGAAGGAGGAGATCCACCACGGCTTTGGTCAGCTCCTCCGCCTGCTGAGCCGCCCCggcagccaggtgcagctgagcatgGGCAGCACCCTGTTCATGGACAAACGCCTGAAGCCAATGAAAACCTTTCTGAGGGACATCAAAAAACTGTACAGAGGAAAAGCTGTCTCCAGCAGCTTCCAGAATTCCACTCAAGCTAAAAAAGAGATCAATGATTATGTAAAGAATAAAACCCGTGGGAATATAAACCAAATACTTGAGGACCTTGATCCAAACACTCTGATGGTAATTGTTAACTACATTTATTTCAAAG CTTACTGGGAAAATCCCTTCAATATTAAGGGGACTCACAAGGACTTTTTCCATGTGAATGTAAAGACCTCAGTTGAAGTGGAGATGATGACTCGAGATGGATTTTATAAAGCATACTCCGACAGGAAGCTGTCCTGCAAGGTGGTGCAGATTCCTTACAAGGGAGATGTTACAGCATTCTTTATCCTGCCcaataaaggaaaattgaaacagttggAACATGCCCTGACAAAAAACACTGTTTCTAAATGGGAAAGATCTCTTCAAAGATG GAGGATGGAACTGCATATTCCAAAACTTTCCATTTCAGGCACTTATGACTTAAAGAGGATCTTAATGAATCTGGGTGTAACTGAAGTGTTTTCAAATCGGGCTGATCTGTCTGGAATCACAGGAAACCCAGATGTGAAGGTTTCAAAA GCTACtcacaaggccctgctgaagaTCCATGAGAATggcacagaggctgcagcagtCAGCAGCATAGATTTTCTTCCTCATTCTGCTCCTCCCATTGTCAAATTCAATCATCCATTCTTGCTGTTGATTGTTGATCACTATACTCAGAGCATCCTCTTCATGGGAAAAATTGTAAACCCAACTGAAAAATGA
- the LOC102067522 gene encoding alpha-1-antitrypsin-like, translating to MKSALYLCLLLLGLQVQGQQQVQQVPGPEEQSQADHENLPHVKLAPSNADFAFKLYKQIRDESGNRNIFFSPLSISTAFAMLTLGARSNTLRELQKGLGFNLTQMEEQQIHEGFQRILQLLNDPHREDQLNMGNALFIDNQVELLQNFLDRVTNFYYAEPVSSNFQNLPQAIKEINTYVETKTHGKIVDLVKSLDSETVMILINYIFFRGFWERPFDSLITKDDDFFLDAKNSVKVKMMHQNDDFKVHRDEKLSCWVVEMPYKGNVTALFVLPDKDTMKQVEDALLKETVSNWLRALEEREIYLDLPKFSISGSYDVKSLFKKMGVTEVFSDQADLSGVAKVLLKVSKAIHKATVDVRENGTEAAAVTMLGIQFLSAPLTPPPRITFNSPFLMMIIDKTTDGLLFLGKIVNPTAKED from the exons ATGAAGTCTGCACTGtatttgtgtttgctgcttCTTGGACTTCAAGTCCAGGGTCAACAGCAGGTACAACAAGTACCAGGTCCAGAAGAGCAGTCCCAGGCTGATCATGAAAACTTGCCTCATGTCAAGCTAGCCCCCAGCAATGCTGACTTTGCATTTAAGCTTTACAAGCAGATCAGAGATGAGTCGGGCAACaggaacattttcttctctcctcTGAGTATCTCCACTGCCTTTGCAATGCTCACCCTGGGGGCCAGATCAAACACGCTCAGAGAGCTGCAGAAAGGCCTTGGCTTCAACCTGACACAgatggaggagcagcagattCACGAGGGATTTCAGCGCATCCTCCAGCTGCTGAACGACCCTCACCGAGAAGACCAGCTGAACATGGGCAACGCCCTGTTCATAGATAACCAAGTGGAATTGCTTCAAAACTTTTTGGATCGTGTCACCAATTTTTATTATGCTGAACCTGTTTCTAGTAACTTCCAGAATCTTCCACAGGCTATAAAGGAAATCAACACGTATGTGGAAACAAAAACACATGGCAAAATTGTTGATTTAGTCAAGAGTCTTGATTCAGAAACCGTGATGATTCTCATTAACTACATTTTCTTTAGAG GCTTCTGGGAAAGACCTTTCGACAGTTTAATCACAAAAGATGATGACTTCTTCTTGGATGCCAAGAATTCTGTTAAGGTCAAAATGATGCATCAAAACGATGACTTTAAAGTCCACAGGGATGAGAAGTTGTCTTGCTGGGTAGTAGAAATGCCATACAAAGGAAATGTTACTGCATTGTTTGTTCTGCCTGATAAAGACACAATGAAACAGGTGGAAGATGCTCTGCTAAAAGAAACGGTATCTAATTGGTTGAGAGCACTTGAAGAAAG aGAAATCTACTTGGATCTTCCAAAATTCTCTATCTCCGGCTCCTATGATGTTAAGAGCCTGTTTAAGAAAATGGGTGTGACAGAGGTGTTCAGTGATCAGGCTGATCTCTCTGGAGTGGCAAAAGTTCTTCTGAAGGTTTCCAAA GCAATTCACAAGGCCACAGTGGATGTCAGAGAGAATGgcacagaggctgctgcagtGACTATGTTAGGAATCCAATTTTTGAGTGCACCACTTACTCCTCCTCCTCGCATCACCTTCAACAGCCCCTTCCTGATGATGATTATTGACAAAACCACTGATGGCCTGCTCTTCCTGGGGAAAATTGTCAACCCAACAGCTAAGGAAGACTAG